Below is a window of Coregonus clupeaformis isolate EN_2021a chromosome 15, ASM2061545v1, whole genome shotgun sequence DNA.
TATGGCAGAAAAATATAATCTAGTTCATCAGTGGCTACTATCATATTGCTTATACCTACCAAAATCTAGggtaatatgggttgtatttggACAGGGCCTCAGTCTGCTTGACTGACAGATCTACAATTAATAACAGCCATTAACAGAGTAGCCTAATCACAGTCTAGTTTCCATCCATTCAGAGGTTCATCATAATATCTGTGATAGGCGTTGTGTCCGGATATACAAATAAAGTCCTTCATAATATCTTTATTCCCCACAATGATGTCCACGCTCCACACTCACTCCTGCAGTGTCTTCAAGGCCAGGTTCACCTGCTCCTCCAGTAGTGAGGGTTCTGAGAGGAGATGCAGCACCGCTTCTTTATGCTGCTCCAGTAGCATGCCTGGAGTGGTACATTGGTACATACATGTTAGGGAAGCATAATAAGCTGTTGGTTCATAAAGGATCAGCCTGCGCTTGCACTGTGTGGATTCACATTGTATAGGGCAGGGGTCGGCAACAGGCGGCCAGCAAGTGATTTTCTTGGCCCccaacatttaaaatgttttaaataaAATAGGATTTTAGTTGAGTCAAAAAAGACTAAAATCATTCAGGAATTAAGCTTTTCTGGTCAAGCAGAAAAGTGTCAAACTTTGTGTGTTGCTTTTTTGGCCAGATTTTTTATCTCAATTAGACTAATCTGGTCAAATTGGCCAGATTTtttttatctcaatgagactaatctggtaaaataaaggttaagtaaataaaataaataatacgtttggagggaggagagatgattGGCTTACTGATCAGTAGGTTGATTACCAGTGATTTTCTGTGTGTGGCCAGTGTTGCAGAAGTCCACTAGCTCAAACAGCTGTTCCCCAAGCGAGTCAGAAGAGGCAGATGCTTCATCTTCCTCCTTTGACATCCCCGTATTGCTGACAGGACAGAAGTCATGAAGATCATAGTTAGTTGAGATCTAGTCTCACATGGCCATCCTTCCAAATCTACGAGAAGCCTGGGCTCTGGAGGTTAGTTAAGATCAAACTCAACCAAATTGTGACACAGAAACTCACATGGGGGCGGAGTCCAACCCGAGTTAAGCATTcgtaaatggaacgtaattcccttTGTATGCACTGTTCTCTCTacacgtattctgaccttgaacttaagcatgagaatagcatgctattcacccgctattcgtttggggtggagatcaaataaatgacggtgtggcggaggtgtctacagatcagagtatgtgagcggagttgaATGGTTGGATTTCCGGTCTTTTTCCAACCACTCAGCTAAAAACTGCTCCGTGCTCACAGGAAAAAAAGCTGCAGCTCCAAATTCGCTTCAttaattaaaatcacaatttaaccaacatccatctattgttgtgactacctggacctaccatttggttttgaagtattgaaaccaaaccatatgatttgaatgaaaagtatttgaataaacatgaaaaggtgaatgtaagactcgcacatcatttcaaataggctacatgtcattaAATAGCATCAATAGGTCAGGTGCCAGACAGGGAGCCTGAAAATGAATTATTTCGGCaatattatttcaattatttcaaggctatagcctacaaagaaatacattgtgaagcatttgcgagtgcgacacaatagactggtagggacataaagcactcagcatttaaacaacattttgttttattaaatcattatagtctataaattgcacATATAGGATGTGACTTACTTGGAATTAAATATGggattggtaatgttctctagttgcgccgtgattggctcagtgttctgtcactcatggggacactacgtcaccgcacaATCTATGGGGAGAGTTCGAGAATTCAagaattcaagccccttgggtgctgccatagttacattagaagtgcccatccaagaaggctcaaggtcattggcaacagatttgtatttattttggaTACCCATTagctgcagcagctactcttcctggggtccaacaaaATTAAGCCAGTTATACATttgaaaaacattacaatacattcataacagctttcacaacatattaagtgtgtgccctcaggcctctactctactaccacatatctataacacaaaatccatgtgtacgtgtgtattgTGCGTATGTTATCGCGTGTTtgcatgcatgtgtctatgtttgtgttgcttcacagtccccgctgttccataaggtgtatttgtatctgtttttttaatctaattttactgctggcatgagttacttgatgtggaatagagttccatgtagtcatggctctatgtagtactgtacgcctccattgtctgttctggacttggggactgtgaagagacctctggtggcatgtcttgtggggtatgcatgggtgtctgagctgtgtgccagtagttcaaacataaagctcggtgcattcaacatgtcaataccgttcacaaatacaagtagtgatgaagtcaatctctcctccactttgagccaggagagattgacatgcatattattaatgttagctctctgtgtacatccaagggccagccgtgccgccctgttctgagccaattgcaattttcctaagtccctctttgtggcacctgaccacacaactgaacagtagtccaggtgcgacaaaactagggcctgtaggacctgcattgttgatagtgctgttaagaatgcagagcagcgctttattatagacagacctctccccatcctagctactgttgtatcaatatgttttgaccatgacagtttacaatccagggttactccaagcaatttagtctcttcaacttgctcaatttccacattattcattacaagagtTAGTTGATGTTTACGGTTTAGtcaatgatttgtcccaaatacaatgcttttagtttttgaaatatttaggactaacttattccttgccacccactctgaaactaactgcagctcttaagaacacaaaagtactcaacatagtggagataaaaacatagcaaacagaagacatagaaggcacagtatgtgggtatgtgtggatgtattgtgatggaaggtgtggtgtgcgtttttgtgtttggaaaagtgtggcgttaagtgagtgagaaaggaaatggttgcatatcccagaaccaatgtgtgtctgtgagcaggggttgtgagagagagagctttcaaattgtgcagatgagggatatacattttaaaataacgTATACATCtaattgattttttattgtcctatcatgatggaacggtccccaaccctatatcctagacacccacctgagcgactcatacaccaaagagaagtccccatctattttatggccctgctgtaagttgcctatatgcagccaaaacagaaagataaatgcggtcagagacctactagagcagcaccgccccctcaagattctgagcctgcctggcaagGTTGGTCCTACAAAGGAAGAGTCCCCTTGATTGGAGAGCATAATATActaggaaattctcaaagctgctaatgcgaaccttgacgaccttgtacctagccggtggggattccggtggggtacccccacccaggtagtggcagtgctggcaacactagctgcagtaacccatggggagggggtcacacttggacaatcagagagggggcatattattgtggccctggtggcacaaaataatcaaaggtctgactgcacggagatgcttgggaaaatggttacaacgggggaccagagtttgtgtgtttcaggggaagggggtggatctgatctccatcacctaggacttgacataggttaatcaaaGCACAAATGTGTCAaattttgctcaatcttgcatgctttttcaaacagctgtaactgtatatgcattcgtaaatcaggtcctttcttgaggtAGGCTCTGgaatgtaacaaccgttgagcatctgagcttaaggttgattgtggaggaaaggggttgagaatgtgcgtgtgcgtgtatcccacatctgttgcaagggggtaaggatgttagggagaatataggatgaaccacaataattgtttgctaaaataagaattgcttgacaaaaatgtaatgtaaaacaatggcaatccgggttataggtaacaatccttcgcatgaactgccgacattattacgcatattaattgatattgatggaaattaagatatgcaagacaTTAGAATAGATATGTATTTTAATagctatatacactaccgttcaaaagtttggggtcacttaggaattcctgttttcgaaagaaaagcaatttttttgtaacatcaaattgatcagaaatacagtgtagacattgttaatgttgtaaatggctattgtagctggaaatggctgatttttaatggaatatctacataggcgtacaaaggcccattatcagcaaccatcagtcctgtgttccaatggcacgttgtgtttgctaatccaagtttatcattttaaaaggctaattcatcattagaaaacccttttgcaattatgttagcacagctgaaaactgttgtgctgattaaagaagcaatacaactggccttcttgagactagttgagtatctggagcatcagcaattgtgggttcgattacaggctcaaaatggccagaaacaaagaactttcttctgaaactcgtcagtttattcttgttctgagaaatgaaggctattccatgcgagaaattgccaagaaactgaagatctcgtacagcgctgtgtactactcccttcacagaacagcgcaaactggctctaaccagaatagaaagaggagtgggaggcctcggtgcacaactgagcaagaggacaaatacattagtgtctagtttgagaaacaggcgcctcacaggtcctcaactggcagcttcattaaatagtaccgcaaacaccagtctcaacgtcaacagtgaagaggcgactcgggatgctgaccttctaggcagagttgcaaagaaaagccatatctcagactgcccatcttaatcttttctttttattggccagtctgagatatggcgttttctttgcaactctgcctagaaggtcagcatcccggagtcgcctcttcactgttgacgttgagactggtgttttgcgggtactatttaatgaagctgccagttgaggacctgtgcaggtcccctgtagcttagttggtagagcatatgcactcactaactgtaagtcgctctggataagagcgtctgctaaatgactaaaaggtaAAATGTAcctagactatttgcattgatccCGCCcccgcatagtcactttacccctacctacatgtacatattacctcaactaacctgtacccccccacattgactggaaccccctgtatatagcctcattattgttattttattgttactctttttaaaaaattactttagtttatttagtcaatcttttcttaactcttatttttctgcattgttggttaagggcttgtaagtaagcatttcacggtaaggtctacacctgttgtattcggcgcatgtgacaaacacaatttgattggatttttttagagaatttggcagtaggtccaaccggcctcacaaccgcagaccacatgtaaccacgccagcccaggacctccacatccggtttcttcaactgcaggattgtttgagaccagccactcggacagctgatgaaattgaggagtatttctgtctgtaataaacccttttgtggggaaatactcattctgattggctgggcctggctcccaagtgggtgggcctatgcccagtcATCTGAAATCCATACATTTCCTCCCCAGTTAGCACAGGTGttctcgctctggataagagcgtctgctaaatgactaaaatgtaaaggtgTTCGGTGCAGGCTccatagctaattagcacaggtggtcgcctTTGTCTTCTGTAAACAAGCCCTGTAACATGTAGATATGTGTGGGAACATTAACCCTAgaaaaggtgtgtagtaatttaccttttttttatattattatttctcgctgatatgaaagattcgttgcttatgtttccaaaacagtGCTGaaagcgatgcgtgttaatgtttaGAGCAAGActcggggctcttaacaaaactcctcCGATCAGAAGATACTTTCGTCAATAGGCGCTAAAGtagttagcgtctatgaatggggATTTCTCAATCTTACCTTGGGCCCTGAGGTAGTTGCAGAGCTCTGAGGGCTTTCTCAAGGGCCTCTGTCAGCATAGCTTCATCCTGCTGCATCTGAGTCAGGACAGGACCAGGTAGCTCCAGCAACATGCCTGCGACCCAATGACAATGCCATCTCAATATACCATATGAAACAATGTTGTAAAAATGTAATCTATTAGCTAGCTATAACATATTGGTAGTAATGCATATGCCTACATAGCTGCGTAATGCTTTGCAATTTGAATGTTAGTGTAAATGTAAAACGTTTTGGGTGACTCACCTGTGAGTTTCCCGGCGATCTCGGCGTATTTGGGGTAAATTAAATCATACAGCTGTTCACCAAGTACCTCGAGATCTTCCTCATCCTCCATGATGATGTGATGTTTGGCTGGTTCTtcactgctgttgttgttgtttacaatGCTAACCGGCCATTTTCTACCGTCTGATTAGTCTCCGACTTAGAAGTTCATCTTTGAGACGTCGAACGAAAAGTACAGAGCTAACTAACTATCTTCAAAAGCTGCAACACAGATCAACTGTGATCGACTAGCTAGATCTGACTGACAGTGACAGACTCAATTGATGATGTATAGCAAAATTAGCTAGCTTGTTGGCACATATCTTATTCAGAGCGCACATCGACAACAACAAGATCCATAAACTGttcgttcttcttcttcttctgtgggttttatggcagactacaacCCCAAAatgtgtattgccgccaccaactggacgggttgAAAACCAAAACAAGGTCAAAAGAAAATCCGTATGTGATAACGAAACTAACTTCatccacccaaataaaaatagtacattgacaaaaccaaaccaaaactcccacttcttccttctttcaaatctccatatctcccttctcaggctctagggcCTAACAGGGTGGTACAGcttgtgacaatattccatgtaactcctccGCTGAGAAATCTTTCAGTCTCAGGAACCGCTCAGCCGCATCGACAATGATATCTATCTTCCTGGACCtgctctccaccttggcagtgccattcaTCACCATAGCTGTAAAAGGCCACaaaagtccaccttcttaacctttaaaatatcagggtcctgctggtgaaaggcaacccctgcagcctgcagtgaaggcctattCACCATCATGGACTCTTCAGGAacaccattcaaaccctcaactcttttaacagctgctgcatatgaaatgctctggacagccctgactttggctacctcattctctttcacccttgtCAGGCAATCGAAAGATGTagcttcatggttcccaccacaattgtTCAGTAGAGAGCAGAACATCCATTGacatatgactgtaagtcgctttggataaaagcgtctgctaaatggcatattatggaGCTGCTGCAGCAGTTCGGCCACTTCCTACAggtaacacgcacacacaggattggatgagcacacacagacacacacatggtcatatgtgtgtgtctgtgtgtgctattTTGTTTTTGAAAGGCTTAAAATCTTCACAGAGAATCGTAGGAGATTTATTTCTGTTTatttcaaataaaattgtatttgtcacatatacaacgaatacaacaggtgtagactttaccgtgaaatgcttacttatgagcccttaaccaacaatgcatttcaaGAAATAGATttcgtaaatattttcttaaataaactaaagtaaaaaataaaatgaaaagtaacataataaaattaaaataacgaggctatatacagcgggtaccggtactgagtcaatgtgcggggatacaagttagtcgaggtaatttgtacatgtaggtaggggtaaagtgactatgcatagataataaacagcaagtagcagcagtgtaaaaacaaaggggggtggGGTAATGTAAATAGTGGGTGGCAGCGTTTTGGCTTGGTGTAGAAGCTgatggacctagacttggtgctcgtcgtgcagtagcagagagaacagtatgctACTGTGACGGAAACTTAGACAATGGGTTCCTCTGACACGAGAggtctggatggcaggaagctttggccccagtgatgtactgggccgtacgcactaccctctgtagcgacttacggtcagatgcaaagcagttgccataccggcggtgatgcaactggtcaggatgctctcgatggtgcagctgtagaactttttgaggatctggggacccatgccaaatcttttcagtctcctgagggggaaaaggtgttgtcatgccctcttcaagactgtggacaccaaggaacttgaaacacttgacacgctccactacagccccgtcaatgttaatGAGGCGTGTTTGgcactccttttcctgtagtccacgatcatctcctttgtcttgttcacattgagggagaggttgttgccccggcaccacactgccaggtctctgacctcctccctataggctgtctcatcgttgttggtgatcaagcctaccactgttgtgtcatcagcaagcttaatgatggtgttggagtcgtgcttggccacgcagtcgtgggtgaacagggagtacaggaggggattaagcacgcacccctgaggggcccccgtgttgaggatcagcatggcagatgtgttgttgcctacccttaccacctggggatggcccgtcaggaagtccaggatccagttgcagagggaggtgtttagtcccagggtccttagcttagtgatgagctttgtgggcactatggtgttgaacgctgagctgtagtcaataaacagcattctcacataggtgttccttttgtccaggtcggaaagggcagtgtggagtgcgattgagattgcgtcatctgtggatctgttggggcggtatgtgaattggagtgggtctatggtttctgggataatggtgttgatgtgagccatgaccagcgtttttcaaagcacttcatggctacctaggtgagtgctacgggccggtagtcatttaggcaggttacctttgctttcttgggaacagggactatggtggtctgcttgaaacatgtaggtgttacagactcggtcagggagatgttgaaaatgtcagtgaagacacttgccagttggtccgcgcatgctctgagtacacgtcctggtaatccgtctggccccgcggccttgtgaatgttcacctgtttaaaggtcttgctcacattggctacggagagcgtgatcacagagtcgcccggaacagctggtgctctcatgcatgcttcagtgttgcttgcctcgaagcgagcataaaaagcatttagctcatctggtaggctcgcgtcactggacagctcgcggctagtttgcaagccctgccacatccgacaagtgtcagagccggtgtagtaggattcaatcttagtcctatattgacgctttgcctgtttgatggttcgtctgagggcatagcgggttttcttataagcgtccggattagtgtcccgctccttgaaagcggcagctctagcctttagctcgttgcggatgttgcctataatccatggcttctggttgggatatgtacgtatggtcactgtggggacaacgtcgtcgatgcacttattgatgaagccggtgactgaggtggtatactcctcaatgccattggatgaatcccggaacatattccagtctgagctagttaaacagtcctgtagcgtagcatccgcgtgatctgaccacttccgtattgagtgagtcactggtacttcctgctttagtttttgattGTAAGCAGGAATGGAGGATAAAatgatggtcagatttgccaagtggagggcgagggagagctttgtatgcgtctctgtgtgtggagtaaatgtggtctagagtttttttccctctagttgcacatgtgacatgctggtagaaatgaggtaaaacggatttaagtttgcctgcattaaagttctcggccactaggagcggcacttctggatgagcattttcttgtttgcttatggccttatacagctcgttgagtgtggtcttagtgccagcatcggtttgtggttgtaaatagacggctacgaaaaatatagatgaaaactctcttggtagatagtgtggtctacagtttatcgagcaatacctcgagacttccttaatattagacatcgcgcaccagctgttattgacaaatagacacacacacacccctcgtcttaccaaaTGTAGCTGTTCTGTCATGCCGATACACGGAAAATCCAGCCAACTCTAttttatccgtgtcgtcgttcagccacgactcggtgaaacataagatattaccgtttttaatgtcccgttggtatgatagtctcgaacggagatcatccagtttattttacagtgattgcacgttggacaatagaacggatggtagagacgggttacccactcgccgacgaattctAACAAGGCACCCTGATCCCCCCCCCTGTATTTCCGTATTTTCTTCACGCGAATggcggggatttgggcctggtgtCAGAGAAGCAGTATATTCTtcgcgtcagactcattaaagaaaaaacgtgtctgtgtggtgtgatgTAAGGGGGCAAAGTGAGTGTTTCCCCGATGTGCTCTGTTAGAACGCTCTAACCTGTGTGTATGAAGTGAGGAGGCAGACTCTGTCCTCTCTGAAGGGGTTAGTGTGTGAGGGCTCAAGCCTGCTGCTTCTGATGCTGCTCCATCTGAGGAAAAACGTCCCGAAAAACATGACCATCCTCTCCTTTCACCAGGACACACACATCTCAAACTCCACATAATGTGAGTGTgtccgtccgtgtgtgtgtgtgtcagttgtttTAGTCTGCCCTACTCATAATACTCATGTTTTTTGCAAGATGAGTGTGTTCACTGTTCTATGAAGTTGATGTGTGTTCTCAGTTGTGTTTGAATTAATCTCACTTCTGCCCAAATGTGTGACGAGTCTGGTGGGTCAACGCGTCAAACTGGTCAGAGGGAGCTGAGGTGCAGACAGCAGACTGTGGGAGTGAAAGTGGTGGAGGTGGTTTGGACGGTGGACTCAGTGGAGGACATCCCAGCCACTTGGCAGTTGGCATTGCTACTTTCCACCTGATGGGTATGTAGACATCActtatacaatcaatcaatcaaaattaTATATGGcctttgtttttttttacatcagcacTTTTAGAGTAACCCGGCCTACACCAGGCGAACCCGGGACATACAGGGCACCACTGCTCCTACCATCTTTCTCCCTGTGGGATTTCATTTCCTGTTTAGGTACCTGGCCAGCCGAGTGCAGGTGGGCTTTCACGTCAAGATGAGGCTCCTGCTGCTCCCGCCCCAaatacacacaggtacacacatacacaggtacacagacacacactattaGGAATGTTCCCCTatttacatgtacagtggggaaaaaaagtatttagtcagccaccaattgtgcaagttctcccacttaaaaagatgagagaggcctgtaattttcatcataggtacacgtcaactatgacagacaaattgagaaagaaaaatccagaaaatcacattgtaggattttttatgaatttatttgcaaattatggtggaaaataagtatttggtcacctacaaacaagcaagatttctggctctcacagacctgtaacttcttctttaagaggctcctctgtcctccactcgttacctgtattaatggcacctgtttgaacttgttatcagtataaaagacacctgtccacaacctcaaacagtcacactccaaactccactatggccaagaccaaagagctgtcaaaggacaccagaaacaaaattgtagacctgcaccaggctgggaagactgaatctgcaataggtaagcagcttggtttgaagaaatcaaccgtgggagcaattattaggaaatggaagacatacaagaccactgataatctccctagatcttgggctccacgcaagatctcacccgtggggtcaaaatgatcacaagaacggtgagcaaaaatcccagaaccacacggggggacctagtgaatgacctgcagagagctgggaccaaagtaacaaagcctaccatcagtaacacactacgccgccaggtactcaaatcctgcagtgccagacgtgtccccctgcttaagccagtacatgtccaggcccgtctgaagtttgctagagtgcatttggatgatccagaagaggattgggagaatgtcatatggtcagatgaaaccaaaatataactttttggtaaaaactcaactcgtcgtgtttggaggacatagaatgctgagttgcatccaaagaacaccatacctactgtgaagcatggtggtggaaacatcatgctttggggctgtttttctgcaaagggaccaggtcgactgatccgtgtaaaggaaagaatgaatggggccatgtatcgtgagattttgagtgaaaacctccttccatcagcaagggcattgaagatgaaacgtggctgggtctttcagcatgacaatgatcccaaacacaccgcccgggcaatgaaggagtggcttcgtaagaatcatttcaaggtcctggagtggcctagccagtctccagatctcaaccccatagaaaatctttggagggcgttgaaagtccgtgttgcccagcgacagccccaaaacatcactgctctagaggagatctgcatggaggaatgggccaaaataccagcaacagtgtgtgaaaaccttgtgaagacttacagaaaacgtttgacctgtgtcattgccaacaaagggtatataacaaagtattgagaaacttttgttattgaccaaatacttattttccaccttaatttgcaaataaattcataaaaaatcctacaatgtgattttctggaaaaaaaatgctcattttgtctgtcatagttgacgtgtacctatgatgaaaattacaggcctctctcatctttttaagtgggagaacttgcacaattggtggctgactaaatacttttttccccactgtatgtgtgtcagaGTTGAGGGATGATAAGCCAAGAAGAGGCATCTGGTGTGGGAGGAGGACAAGCATATGCACTCCAAGTTCCTGGACAGAAAGGTGACATATTAGTGTTTCCCTAAACCCTACCATTACCCTGTACTTTCACCTAGTCCCTTACTCTTAAACCACTAACCCCTAAGTTTCCAACATGACTTGACATGTGTGTGTTACAGGACGAGTTGAAGGCGGAGCATGCCTCGTACCTGCGGCAGCACCCAGAGCTCTGTGCCATGATGGCCGACTTCTTGCAGTTCCTGTTACCAAGAAAACCGAGCGATGTCTTCATGTTCGCCCATAAGGACTTCTCTCCCTTCGCCTCCCACCGACCCCCAGGGGCCACCTTCAATACACACACTGTGCCTGCGTCTTAATAGTCTTGTAGATTCCTCCCACAGGCACTTTAGTGAGGACAATACTCTTCtggtaaaagtaaagataccttaatagaa
It encodes the following:
- the LOC121582753 gene encoding uncharacterized protein LOC121582753, translating into MEDEEDLEVLGEQLYDLIYPKYAEIAGKLTGMLLELPGPVLTQMQQDEAMLTEALEKALRALQLPQGPSNTGMSKEEDEASASSDSLGEQLFELVDFCNTGHTQKITGMLLEQHKEAVLHLLSEPSLLEEQVNLALKTLQELGVEETDVSDSSDADDTERLEERLFLLVQEMNAAHSNDITGMLLEMDPAALRQMLSDRTMLEGAVQKAQAALESLWIQEDKEITKSK